A window of Ipomoea triloba cultivar NCNSP0323 chromosome 2, ASM357664v1 contains these coding sequences:
- the LOC116010353 gene encoding BTB/POZ and TAZ domain-containing protein 1-like yields the protein MSSTDNIFSDGDRFSGELTEPDLQIITSGGRRIPAQSSVLAAASPVLESIIERPRKRRSSEGTIRILGVPCDAVSAFVQFLCSSKCGEEQLEKHGIHLLALSHVYLVPQLKQRCIKGLVDRLTTENVVDVLQLARLCDAPDLYLKCMKMLSVNFRKVEETEGWKFLQNNDPWLELEIMQFIDEAELRKKRTRRHREEQNLYLQLSEAMHCLEHICQEGCTIVGPSHMDPSKKKLPCSKFTTCQGLQLLIRHFAMCKKRVNGNCLRCKRMWQLLRLHSSICDQPEECGVPLCRQFKLKVQQKRDDARWKLLVRKVVSAKAMSSLSLPKRKREEEEPRMKMNNHPQMRSFSLQAFSEG from the exons ATGTCTTCAACCGACAACATTTTCTCCGACGGCGATAGATTTTCCGGCGAACTCACCGAACCGGACCTCCAGATCATAACTTCCGGCGGCCGTCGCATTCCGGCGCAGTCCTCCGTTCTG GCGGCGGCTTCGCCGGTTCTGGAGAGCATAATTGAGCGGCCGAGAAAGCGGCGGAGCTCCGAGGGAACAATCCGGATTCTCGGCGTACCCTGCGATGCGGTTTCAGCCTTCGTCCAGTTCCTCTGTTCTTCCAA GTGTGGTGAGGAACAACTGGAGAAACATGGGATTCATCTGCTAGCACTGTCCCATGTTTACTTGGTGCCACAGCTAAAGCAGAGATGCATCAAGGGGTTGGTTGATCGTTTGACGACCGAGAATGTTGTGGATGTGCTTCAACTCGCGAGGCTGTGCGACGCCCCTGATCTTTACCTCAAGTGCATGAAAATGTTATCTGTGAATTTCAGGAAAGTCGAGGAAACCGAGGGTTGGAAATTTCTGCAGAACAATGACCCGTGGCTTGAACTCGAGATTATGCAGTTTATTGATGAAGCTGAATTG AGAAAGAAGAGGACAAGGAGGCACAGAGAGGAACAGAACTTGTATTTACAGCTAAGCGAGGCGATGCATTGTCTGGAGCATATATGTCAGGAAGGATGCACAATTGTAGGCCCGTCTCATATGGATCCTAGCAAAAAGAAGCTGCCTTGTAGCAAGTTCACCACATGCCAAGGCCTCCAGCTTCTAATTCGACATTTCGCTATGTGTAAGAAAAGGGTGAATGGCAACTGTTTGAGATGCAAGCGTATGTGGCAGCTTCTTAGGCTACACTCCTCTATCTGTGACCAACCTGAGGAATGCGGAGTTCCCCTTTGCAG ACAATTCAAATTGAAGGTACAACAAAAGAGAGACGATGCTCGATGGAAACTGCTGGTGAGGAAGGTGGTGTCAGCCAAAGCTATGTCCTCCTTATCTCTACCAAAGaggaagagagaagaagaggaGCCGAGAATGAAGATGAATAATCATCCTCAGATGAGAAGCTTTAGTTTACAAGCTTTCAGTGAAGGTTGA
- the LOC116010732 gene encoding agamous-like MADS-box protein AGL61: MSSNNNTRRVYRGRQRIPLSRIENDTHRIVAFSKRRFGLFKKASEISTLCGVEILLVVFSPNKEKVYTFGSPNVNAVLDKYVAENENRTIEGNVTEELLLSQKEADIRLTNLQINVLEAAIQHEMKVTEAAKGMPSISNLPLADLLSMKQQMEILRSNVFQILNPHPTMPVQTQGMTTQSDDVNPSGATPF; this comes from the coding sequence ATGTCAAgcaataataatactaggagGGTCTATAGGGGTCGCCAAAGAATTCCCCTCTCTAGGATTGAAAATGATACTCATCGTATTGTCGCATTCTCAAAGCGTCGCTTTGGCTTGTTTAAGAAGGCCAGCGAGATTTCAACACTTTGTGGCGTGGAGATCTTGCTAGTAGTTTTCTCACCCAATAAGGAAAAGGTTTATACCTTCGGCAGTCCTAACGTGAATGCTGTCCTAGACAAATACGTTGCTGAAAATGAAAACCGTACGATAGAAGGCAACGTCACGGAAGAGCTTCTCCTTTCTCAGAAAGAGGCAGACATTAGACTTACGAATCTTCAAATTAATGTGCTTGAAGCAGCAATTCAACATGAAATGAAAGTAACTGAAGCTGCAAAAGGTATGCCTTCTATTTCTAATCTCCCATTGGCAGACCTACTTTCCATGAAACAGCAAATGGAAATTCTTCGGTCTAATGTGTTTCAAATATTAAACCCACATCCTACAATGCCGGTCCAGACGCAAGGCATGACTACTCAGTCTGATGATGTTAATCCAAGTGGTGCGACTCCATTTTAA
- the LOC116010733 gene encoding agamous-like MADS-box protein AGL61 → MSSNKSTRRVHRGRQRIPLSRIENDVHRTVTFSKRRFGLFKKASEISRLCGMEILLVVFSPNKEKVYTFGSPNVNAVLDKYVAENENRTIEGNVTEELLLSQKEADIRLTNLQINVLEAAIQHEMKVTEAAKGMPSISNLPLADLLSMKQQMEILRSNVFQILNPQPTTMPVQTQAMNTQSDDVNPSGATPF, encoded by the coding sequence ATGTCAAGCAATAAGAGTACTAGGAGGGTGCATAGGGGTCGCCAAAGAATTCCCCTCTCTAGGATTGAAAATGATGTTCATCGTACTGTCACATTCTCAAAGCGTCGCTTTGGCTTGTTCAAGAAGGCCAGCGAGATTTCAAGACTTTGTGGCATGGAGATCTTGCTAGTAGTTTTCTCACCCAATAAGGAAAAGGTTTATACCTTCGGCAGTCCTAACGTGAATGCTGTCCTAGACAAATACGTTGCTGAAAATGAAAACCGTACGATAGAAGGCAACGTCACGGAAGAGCTTCTCCTTTCTCAGAAAGAGGCAGACATTAGACTTACGAATCTTCAAATTAATGTGCTTGAAGCAGCAATTCAACATGAAATGAAAGTAACTGAAGCTGCAAAAGGTATGCCTTCTATTTCTAATCTCCCATTGGCAGACCTACTTTCCATGAAACAGCAAATGGAAATTCTTCGGTCTAATGTGTTTCAAATACTAAACCCACAACCTACGACAATGCCTGTCCAGACGCAAGCCATGAATACTCAGTCTGATGATGTTAATCCAAGTGGTGCAACTCCATTTTAA
- the LOC116006840 gene encoding peptidyl-prolyl cis-trans isomerase CYP18-1, producing MSVTLHTNLGDIKCEIFCDEVPKTSENFLALCASGYYDGTIFHRNIKGFMIQGGDPTGTGKGGTSIWGKKFNDEIRESLKHNARGILSMANSGPNTNGSQFFLTYGKQPHLNGLYTIFGKVIHGFEVLDLMEKAQIGPGDRPLAEIRLNRVTIHANPLAG from the exons ATG TCCGTGACGCTTCATACGAACCTTGGCGACATCAAGTGCGAAATATTCTGTGACGAGGTTCCGAAAACTTCTGAG AATTTTTTGGCATTGTGTGCAAGTGGCTATTATGATGGGACCATATTCCACCGGAACATAAAGGGTTTTATGATCCAAGGTGGTGATCCAACAGGTACAGGAAAGGGTGGCACAAGTATTTGGGGGAAAAAGTTTAATGATGAGATACGGGAGTCACTTAAG CACAATGCCAGAGGCATATTATCAATGGCCAATAGTGGTCCTAATACCAATGGGAGCCAGTTCTTCCTAACCTATGGAAAGCAACCTCATCTCAATGGATTGTATACTATCTTCGGAAAAGTTATACATGGCTTTGAAGTCCTTGATCTCATGGAAAAG GCTCAAATCGGACCAGGTGATCGACCACTTGCTGAGATCAGACTAAATCGAGTCACAATACATGCTAATCCACTTGCTGGCTAA